From one Haloferax marinisediminis genomic stretch:
- the priS gene encoding DNA primase small subunit PriS produces the protein MDGRTREYLEGRFGDYYRSTDIPLPPAPSEREWGVIPWSAGGTRMHRHQSLLDLGDLSDYLARTAPRHVYFSSARFADPGAASMDDKEWREADLVFDIDADHLPGVDPETTAYPDMLEAGKQALLDLLDILEDDFAFDEMQAVFSGGRGYHVHVRDESIRGLDSEARREVVDYIRAIDLDVDGLIETRQHGTTTRRVLRTEGGWGRRTHQRLLRFVDGLMDLEEEAALERLKELDGIGDGRAKTILGAFQNNPDAIREGNVEAGGPGVRTLVEALAQETITDETSPIDEPVTTDTKRLIRLPKSIHGGSGLVVEPLDRDEIEAFDPLVDAVPDRFRGRDITVRVTDPGEVRFDDDTFTLQSGVHSVRESLGVFLMARGRAEKVSE, from the coding sequence ATGGATGGGCGCACTCGCGAGTACCTCGAAGGTCGCTTCGGAGATTACTACCGAAGCACCGACATCCCCCTTCCGCCCGCCCCGAGCGAACGGGAGTGGGGCGTCATCCCGTGGTCTGCCGGCGGGACACGGATGCACCGCCACCAGTCGTTACTCGACCTGGGAGACCTCAGTGACTACCTCGCACGCACCGCGCCCCGGCACGTGTACTTCTCGTCCGCCCGCTTTGCCGACCCCGGCGCGGCCTCGATGGACGACAAGGAGTGGCGCGAGGCCGACCTCGTGTTCGACATCGACGCGGACCACCTCCCCGGTGTCGACCCCGAGACGACCGCCTACCCGGACATGCTCGAAGCGGGCAAGCAAGCACTGCTGGACCTCCTCGACATCCTCGAAGACGACTTCGCCTTCGACGAGATGCAGGCAGTGTTCTCCGGCGGTCGCGGCTACCACGTCCACGTCCGCGACGAGTCGATTCGCGGCCTCGACAGCGAAGCACGCCGCGAAGTCGTCGACTACATTCGCGCAATCGACCTCGACGTCGACGGCCTCATCGAGACGCGCCAGCACGGGACGACGACTCGTCGCGTTCTCCGAACTGAGGGTGGGTGGGGGCGGCGCACCCACCAGCGCCTCCTCCGGTTCGTCGACGGGCTGATGGACCTCGAAGAAGAGGCGGCCCTCGAACGACTGAAAGAACTCGACGGCATCGGTGACGGGCGAGCGAAGACCATCCTCGGTGCGTTCCAGAACAACCCCGATGCCATCCGCGAGGGGAACGTCGAGGCGGGTGGCCCCGGCGTCCGGACACTGGTCGAAGCACTCGCACAGGAGACCATCACCGACGAGACGTCGCCAATCGACGAACCCGTGACCACGGACACGAAGCGCCTGATTCGATTACCGAAGAGTATCCACGGTGGGTCTGGCCTCGTCGTCGAACCGCTCGACCGCGACGAAATCGAGGCGTTCGACCCACTCGTCGACGCCGTTCCCGACCGCTTCCGGGGACGCGACATCACTGTCAGAGTCACCGACCCCGGTGAGGTGAGGTTCGATGACGATACCTTTACACTTCAGTCGGGCGTCCACTCAGTACGCGAAAGCCTCGGGGTGTTTCTCATGGCCCGCGGTCGAGCAGAGAAGGTGTCAGAATGA
- a CDS encoding DNA replication protein encodes MNVDDLRSVLRTERQKDSLQQLRESFYDDVAEFIAEQKAMRNRKAEELGTHYSSEIRRITDEIETAEEVVTSIYERRVGKVVKAASFAAAGMSSTTEGLTHEEKRLFDDLVARIEENRTNVLSTLEDVGADDATGTAGAAGAVSPDTPSAREAEPASTETASPGPAVPPDEPDPEIGVPETEDAGDVLADAMGGSSNDSSPTDDEQSATTHEQPTGPDEQSAGQDAKSATSDDTSSTDRPVDEAAAVIGDDTAPAADPSTEERAASAPDDDPLSGLVDERETVRITADVGTIFGVDEREYDLAEEDVVTLPSANAGPLVERGAAERLE; translated from the coding sequence ATGAACGTAGACGACCTCAGGAGTGTGCTGCGGACGGAGCGACAGAAAGATAGCTTGCAGCAGCTCCGCGAGTCGTTCTACGACGACGTCGCGGAGTTCATCGCCGAACAGAAGGCGATGCGCAATCGCAAGGCCGAGGAGCTCGGCACCCACTACTCGTCGGAGATTCGTCGTATCACCGACGAAATCGAGACTGCCGAAGAGGTCGTCACCTCGATTTACGAACGGCGTGTCGGCAAAGTCGTCAAAGCCGCCAGTTTCGCGGCCGCTGGGATGTCCTCGACCACGGAAGGACTGACCCACGAAGAAAAACGTCTCTTCGACGACCTGGTCGCCCGCATCGAGGAGAATCGGACGAACGTCCTCTCGACGCTCGAAGACGTGGGTGCCGACGACGCGACGGGCACTGCTGGTGCCGCAGGGGCAGTCTCTCCCGACACACCGAGTGCACGAGAGGCCGAGCCAGCGTCCACCGAAACTGCCTCACCGGGCCCGGCGGTTCCACCGGACGAACCCGACCCGGAGATTGGTGTTCCCGAAACCGAAGACGCGGGAGACGTGCTCGCGGACGCGATGGGTGGCAGTTCGAACGACTCGTCGCCGACAGACGACGAGCAGTCAGCCACGACGCACGAGCAGCCGACCGGACCAGACGAACAGTCGGCCGGACAAGACGCCAAGTCGGCCACGAGCGACGACACGTCCAGCACCGACCGCCCTGTCGACGAAGCGGCGGCAGTTATCGGCGACGACACAGCACCGGCGGCCGACCCGTCGACCGAAGAGCGCGCTGCGTCGGCCCCCGACGACGACCCGCTTTCCGGCCTCGTGGACGAACGCGAGACGGTTCGTATTACCGCCGACGTAGGCACCATCTTCGGCGTCGACGAACGCGAGTACGACCTCGCAGAAGAAGACGTGGTGACGCTCCCGTCGGCCAACGCGGGCCCACTCGTCGAACGCGGTGCCGCAGAGAGACTCGAGTAA
- the bcp gene encoding thioredoxin-dependent thiol peroxidase: MLAIGDDAPDFELTDQHGDSVSLSDFRGEHVVVYFYPRADTPGCTTEACGFRDSWDEFTARDVTVLGISDDPVSDLDSFAEKYDLPFSLLSDEDGSVSTKYDSYGEKNMFGKTFDGVFRNTYVIGPGGTIEHVYEGVSPEGHAEAILTDIEA, from the coding sequence ATGCTCGCAATCGGCGACGATGCCCCCGACTTCGAACTCACCGACCAGCACGGCGACTCCGTCTCACTCTCTGACTTCCGCGGCGAGCACGTCGTGGTCTACTTCTACCCCCGAGCGGACACGCCGGGCTGTACCACCGAAGCCTGTGGGTTCCGTGATTCGTGGGACGAGTTCACTGCCCGTGACGTGACCGTCCTCGGCATCAGCGACGACCCCGTCTCGGACCTCGACTCGTTCGCCGAGAAGTACGACCTTCCGTTCTCACTCCTCTCAGACGAGGACGGTTCCGTCTCGACGAAGTACGACTCCTACGGCGAGAAGAACATGTTCGGAAAGACCTTCGACGGAGTGTTCCGCAACACGTACGTCATCGGCCCCGGTGGAACCATAGAACACGTTTACGAAGGCGTCTCTCCCGAGGGACACGCCGAAGCAATCCTCACAGATATCGAGGCCTGA
- a CDS encoding CDC48 family AAA ATPase, translating to MKLTVKPLKQKDAGRGLAAIDRAAASELGLEGGDFIRIEGPNSATAIARVWPGYPEDQGTGIIRIDGRLRQQSGVGIDDRVEVEKADVKPAKRVTIALPQNLRIGGNIGTYIRDKLSGQPVTTGQNVQLPLGFGFMSASSQSVPIKIASTDPDGTVVVTDSTEFQVSQKPAEQIKDTAPSSGDGPSVTYEDIGGLDKELEQVREMIELPMRHPELFKRLGIEPPKGVLLHGPPGTGKTLIAKAVANEIDASFHTISGPEIMSKYYGESEEQLREIFEEATEQSPAIVFIDEIDSIAPKRSEAGGDVERRVVAQLLSLMDGLDERGEVVVIGATNRVDAIDTALRRGGRFDREIEIGVPDRDGRKEILQVHTRNMPLSDGIDLDEYADSTHGFVGADLESLAKESAMHALRRIRPQIDLDAEEIDAEVLENLRVTEDDFKQARKSIEPSALREVFVEVPDVSWTDVGGLEDTKERLRETIQWPLEYPEVFQQMDMDAAKGVLMYGPPGTGKTLLAKAVANEAESNFISIKGPELLNKFVGESEKGVREVFKKARENAPTVVFFDEIDSIATERGRDSSSSGVTERVVSQLLTELDGLESLEDVVVIATTNRPDLIDSALLRPGRLDRHVHVPVPDEDARRAILDVHTRDKPLADDVDLDKIAAKTDGYVGADIEALTREASMNASREFIQSVKKEDIHESIGNVRVTMEHFENALDEIRASVTDDVRRRYEEIEERFQKSEVERDRETEVGRTFQ from the coding sequence ATGAAACTCACTGTCAAACCACTCAAGCAGAAGGACGCAGGCCGTGGACTCGCCGCAATCGACCGCGCTGCCGCCTCCGAACTCGGCCTCGAAGGTGGCGACTTCATCCGCATCGAGGGGCCCAACAGCGCGACCGCTATCGCGCGAGTCTGGCCCGGGTACCCTGAAGACCAGGGGACGGGCATCATCCGCATCGATGGCCGACTTCGCCAGCAGTCCGGTGTCGGTATCGACGACCGTGTGGAAGTCGAAAAGGCGGACGTAAAGCCCGCCAAGCGCGTCACGATTGCGCTCCCGCAGAACCTCCGTATCGGCGGAAACATCGGGACCTACATCCGCGACAAGCTCTCTGGGCAACCCGTCACGACGGGCCAGAACGTGCAGCTTCCGCTCGGATTCGGCTTCATGAGTGCGTCCAGTCAGTCGGTCCCCATCAAAATCGCCTCGACCGACCCCGACGGGACGGTCGTCGTCACCGACAGCACGGAGTTCCAGGTCAGCCAAAAGCCTGCCGAGCAGATCAAAGACACCGCCCCGAGCAGCGGCGACGGGCCGTCTGTGACCTACGAAGACATCGGTGGCCTCGACAAGGAACTCGAACAGGTCCGGGAGATGATCGAACTCCCGATGCGCCACCCGGAACTGTTCAAGCGCCTCGGTATCGAACCGCCGAAAGGCGTGCTCTTGCACGGCCCGCCGGGCACCGGGAAGACGCTCATCGCGAAGGCTGTCGCCAACGAAATCGACGCCTCGTTCCACACCATCTCCGGCCCGGAGATTATGTCGAAGTACTACGGAGAGTCCGAAGAACAACTCCGTGAAATCTTCGAGGAGGCGACCGAGCAGTCGCCCGCCATCGTCTTCATCGACGAAATCGACTCCATCGCACCCAAACGAAGCGAGGCCGGCGGTGACGTCGAACGCCGCGTCGTCGCCCAACTCCTCTCGCTTATGGACGGGTTGGACGAACGCGGCGAAGTCGTCGTCATCGGCGCGACCAACCGTGTCGACGCCATCGACACCGCACTCCGTCGGGGTGGCCGGTTCGACCGTGAGATAGAGATTGGCGTCCCGGACCGCGACGGCCGCAAGGAGATTCTGCAGGTCCACACGCGGAACATGCCGCTGTCGGACGGCATCGACCTCGACGAGTACGCCGACAGCACCCACGGGTTCGTCGGTGCCGACCTCGAATCCCTCGCCAAGGAGTCGGCGATGCACGCCCTGCGTCGCATCCGCCCGCAAATCGACCTCGACGCGGAGGAAATCGACGCCGAAGTCCTCGAAAACCTTCGGGTCACCGAGGACGACTTCAAACAGGCCCGCAAGAGCATCGAACCGTCGGCGCTCCGCGAAGTGTTCGTCGAAGTCCCGGACGTCAGCTGGACCGACGTCGGTGGCCTCGAAGACACCAAAGAGCGCCTCCGCGAGACCATCCAGTGGCCGCTCGAATACCCCGAGGTGTTCCAGCAGATGGACATGGACGCCGCCAAGGGCGTCCTGATGTACGGTCCGCCGGGAACGGGGAAGACGCTCCTCGCGAAGGCCGTCGCCAACGAGGCGGAGTCCAACTTCATCTCCATCAAGGGGCCCGAACTGCTGAACAAGTTCGTCGGTGAGTCCGAAAAGGGCGTCCGCGAAGTGTTCAAGAAGGCCCGCGAGAACGCCCCCACGGTGGTGTTCTTCGACGAAATCGACTCCATCGCGACCGAACGTGGCCGCGACTCGTCGAGTTCGGGTGTCACCGAACGCGTGGTCTCGCAGCTCCTGACGGAACTCGACGGCCTCGAATCCCTCGAAGACGTGGTCGTCATCGCGACGACCAACCGGCCAGACCTCATCGACTCGGCGCTCCTGCGTCCGGGTCGACTGGACCGTCACGTCCACGTCCCCGTGCCAGACGAGGATGCACGCCGTGCAATCCTCGACGTGCACACCCGAGACAAACCACTGGCTGACGACGTCGACCTCGACAAAATCGCCGCGAAGACCGACGGCTACGTCGGTGCCGACATCGAAGCGCTCACCCGTGAGGCATCGATGAACGCCTCCCGCGAGTTCATCCAGAGCGTGAAGAAAGAGGATATCCACGAGAGCATCGGCAACGTCCGCGTGACGATGGAACACTTCGAGAACGCACTCGACGAAATCCGTGCGAGCGTCACCGACGACGTCCGCCGCCGGTACGAAGAGATCGAAGAGCGCTTCCAGAAGAGCGAGGTCGAACGCGACCGCGAGACCGAAGTCGGTCGGACCTTCCAATAG
- a CDS encoding Hsp20/alpha crystallin family protein — MSMQQFAGGNERFIRRYEYEDSWVIAADIGLSEDEIDVDIVGTTAIVVADTGGHMTETEFELPVGGDVDVDVRNGVLTITIQK, encoded by the coding sequence ATGAGCATGCAGCAATTCGCCGGTGGAAACGAACGTTTCATCCGCCGGTACGAATACGAAGATAGCTGGGTCATCGCGGCCGACATCGGTCTCTCGGAGGACGAGATCGACGTCGATATCGTCGGCACGACGGCTATCGTCGTCGCCGACACCGGCGGCCACATGACCGAGACGGAGTTCGAACTCCCCGTCGGCGGCGATGTCGACGTGGACGTTCGAAACGGCGTGCTCACCATCACCATCCAGAAATAA
- a CDS encoding alpha/beta fold hydrolase → MDAATVDHHGRTTAYRLRDAGGEGPTILCIHGSGGSHAVWRGQFRLAGDYPVAALDLSGHGDSDDIDAEPGYETLSAYVDDVVAVADATGASVLVGNSLGGAVVMTLALERDLDLDALVLTGTGAKLAVLDDLLNWLDDDFDRAVSFLHGDDKLFHSDDERFIDGSKQAMYDAGQAVTSRDFRSCHTFDVRDTLDEIAVPTLALVGEHDRLTPPSYHEYLADSMPDCEMATIADAAHLAMLEQPAAFNAAVKSFLDQRVSET, encoded by the coding sequence ATGGACGCGGCTACGGTGGACCACCACGGACGGACGACGGCCTATCGACTCCGCGACGCGGGCGGGGAGGGGCCAACGATACTGTGCATTCACGGGAGCGGAGGCTCACACGCCGTCTGGCGCGGGCAGTTCCGACTCGCAGGTGACTACCCGGTCGCCGCACTGGACCTGAGCGGGCACGGTGACAGTGACGACATCGACGCAGAACCGGGATACGAGACGCTCTCTGCCTACGTCGACGATGTCGTCGCCGTCGCCGACGCGACGGGGGCGAGTGTCCTCGTGGGCAACTCCCTCGGCGGGGCCGTCGTCATGACGCTCGCACTGGAACGCGACCTCGACCTCGACGCCCTCGTCCTCACCGGAACTGGCGCGAAACTCGCCGTCCTCGACGACCTATTGAACTGGCTGGACGACGACTTCGACCGCGCTGTCTCGTTCCTTCACGGTGACGACAAACTGTTCCACAGCGACGACGAGCGATTCATCGACGGCTCGAAACAAGCCATGTACGACGCCGGGCAGGCGGTCACCAGCCGCGACTTTCGCTCCTGTCACACCTTCGACGTCCGCGACACCCTCGATGAGATAGCAGTCCCGACGCTCGCACTCGTCGGTGAACACGACCGTCTCACGCCACCGTCGTATCACGAGTATCTCGCCGACTCGATGCCGGACTGCGAGATGGCGACGATAGCGGACGCTGCACATCTGGCGATGTTAGAACAGCCGGCGGCGTTCAACGCGGCAGTGAAATCGTTCCTCGACCAGCGTGTCTCCGAAACATAG
- the panB gene encoding 3-methyl-2-oxobutanoate hydroxymethyltransferase: protein MVTVRALQTKAGTEPITMLTAYDAPTARIVDEAGIDIVLVGDSMGNTSLGYESTLPVTVDEMLSRTGAVARATDDALVVADMPFLSFGVDEAASIENCGRMLKEADADAVKLESGPHTVKLTKRLVQLGIPVMAHLGLTPQRVKEVGYSRQGTTRDSAREILELAKAHAEAGAFSLVLEHVPANVAKQVTETIDIPTIGIGAGPDCDGQVLVIDDVVGMSDRVPPFATQFGDVKAEMEKAVGAYRDAVEAGEFPAEEHSHVEKDLDELY, encoded by the coding sequence ATGGTCACGGTACGGGCCCTACAGACGAAGGCTGGGACGGAGCCAATTACGATGCTCACGGCGTACGACGCCCCGACAGCGCGCATCGTCGACGAGGCTGGAATCGACATCGTCCTCGTCGGGGACAGCATGGGAAACACGTCGCTCGGGTACGAATCGACGCTTCCGGTGACGGTCGACGAGATGTTGAGTCGGACTGGTGCGGTGGCACGGGCGACTGACGACGCCCTCGTCGTCGCCGACATGCCGTTCCTCTCGTTCGGCGTGGACGAAGCAGCGAGTATCGAGAACTGCGGCCGGATGCTCAAAGAAGCAGACGCAGACGCAGTCAAGTTGGAGAGCGGCCCGCACACGGTCAAGTTGACGAAGCGCCTCGTCCAACTCGGTATCCCAGTGATGGCACACCTGGGTCTCACGCCGCAACGCGTCAAAGAAGTCGGCTACAGCAGACAGGGAACCACCCGCGATAGCGCCCGAGAAATCCTCGAACTGGCGAAGGCACACGCCGAGGCAGGCGCGTTCTCACTGGTCCTCGAACACGTCCCGGCGAACGTCGCCAAGCAGGTGACGGAGACCATCGACATCCCGACCATCGGTATCGGTGCTGGCCCCGACTGTGACGGACAGGTTCTCGTCATCGACGACGTGGTCGGCATGAGCGACCGTGTGCCGCCGTTCGCAACCCAGTTCGGCGACGTGAAAGCCGAGATGGAGAAGGCAGTAGGTGCGTACCGAGACGCCGTCGAAGCGGGAGAATTCCCCGCCGAAGAACACAGCCACGTCGAGAAAGACTTAGACGAGTTGTACTGA
- a CDS encoding DUF5822 domain-containing protein has product MQPVERTNPEGVDYGWVMQMTFVTTILVGSPIVAVLSLNTTLPTWGARAGFAIRVGAVIWFVTAIVLFIYAKRTDAGDGGSTPEPEPEN; this is encoded by the coding sequence GTGCAACCAGTCGAGCGAACGAACCCAGAGGGCGTCGACTATGGGTGGGTCATGCAGATGACGTTCGTCACGACGATTCTCGTCGGGTCGCCCATCGTGGCAGTCCTCTCGTTGAACACGACGCTCCCGACGTGGGGTGCTCGTGCCGGGTTCGCCATCCGAGTCGGTGCAGTCATCTGGTTCGTGACGGCCATCGTCCTGTTCATCTACGCCAAACGGACCGACGCAGGCGACGGCGGGTCGACTCCCGAACCCGAGCCGGAAAACTGA
- a CDS encoding translation initiation factor eIF-2B — MIDETIEEIREMQTHSSSVVAVKATRSLAELTERNYATVEEFERDLERNVGALKRANQSHASLYNALMEVLRGVQGKADTFEEARELTLDTIDRVVESVEMGKSRAAENAASLFEDGDTFLTHDYSSTVMEAVELAVADGADLTAYVTEARPRFLGRKFARELAAIDGVEPHLMVDGASGIFLSECDRVVIGMDCIVDETLYNRVGTFPLVATATRMGVPVTVVGSSAKVVDDGFRFENEIRSPSEVMLEPVEGIQLENPAYDATPVELIDQVITDEGVIEF; from the coding sequence ATGATAGACGAGACCATCGAGGAGATTCGCGAGATGCAGACACACAGCTCCTCGGTCGTCGCCGTCAAGGCTACACGCTCACTCGCGGAGTTGACCGAGCGCAACTACGCGACCGTCGAAGAGTTCGAACGTGACCTCGAACGCAACGTCGGCGCGCTCAAGCGCGCGAACCAGTCGCACGCCTCTCTCTACAACGCGTTGATGGAAGTCCTTCGAGGCGTACAGGGGAAGGCAGACACGTTCGAAGAGGCACGAGAACTCACCCTCGACACCATCGACCGCGTCGTCGAGAGTGTCGAGATGGGCAAGAGTCGTGCCGCAGAGAACGCGGCGTCGCTCTTCGAAGACGGCGATACCTTCCTCACGCACGACTACTCCTCGACGGTGATGGAAGCCGTCGAACTCGCCGTCGCGGACGGCGCAGACCTGACCGCCTACGTCACAGAGGCCCGACCACGGTTCCTCGGACGGAAGTTCGCACGTGAACTCGCGGCTATCGACGGCGTCGAACCACACCTGATGGTCGACGGCGCGTCCGGCATATTCCTCAGTGAGTGTGACCGAGTCGTCATCGGCATGGACTGCATCGTCGACGAGACGCTGTACAACCGCGTCGGCACCTTCCCGCTCGTCGCCACTGCCACCCGGATGGGCGTTCCCGTGACTGTCGTCGGGTCGAGTGCCAAAGTCGTCGACGATGGCTTCCGCTTCGAGAACGAGATTCGCTCGCCCAGCGAGGTCATGCTCGAACCCGTCGAAGGAATCCAACTGGAGAATCCCGCCTACGACGCGACGCCGGTCGAACTTATCGACCAGGTCATCACCGACGAAGGCGTCATCGAGTTCTGA
- a CDS encoding Gfo/Idh/MocA family protein → MSEPLKVGVLGYRFMGKAHSNALARLPMFFPEAPEVERTVIVGRDEEALADAADRFGFESTATDWRDIVDDVDVFYNLGPNHLHAEPSIAALDAGVDVFCEKPLAPTLEEAKEMRDAARDADAVAGCAFNYRFVPAIQYAKGLIEDGELGEIHHVRGRYLQDWLVDPEAPWAWRMDKDLAGSGALGDLGAHTVDLARFLVGEVAGDITRVSGHLQTFVDERPVPGTDEYKPVTVDDAYTAQAEFENGAIGSFEASRFANGHKNDHTIEIHGSDGSLKFSLERLNELEVKTGDSRGYETVLVTDESDPYVDHWWPPGHVIGWEHTFVHENYEFLTAAAEGGEFHPSFEDAYEVQQVLDAIERSDESGEWVAVE, encoded by the coding sequence ATGTCTGAACCCCTCAAAGTCGGCGTCCTCGGCTACCGCTTCATGGGCAAAGCCCACTCGAACGCCCTCGCACGCCTCCCGATGTTCTTCCCCGAGGCACCCGAGGTGGAGCGAACGGTCATCGTCGGCCGCGACGAGGAAGCCCTCGCGGACGCTGCCGACCGATTCGGCTTCGAATCCACGGCGACCGACTGGCGCGATATCGTCGACGACGTGGACGTGTTCTACAACCTCGGTCCGAACCACCTCCACGCCGAACCCTCGATTGCGGCGCTCGACGCCGGCGTCGACGTCTTCTGTGAGAAACCGCTCGCGCCGACCCTCGAAGAGGCAAAGGAGATGCGCGACGCCGCCCGCGACGCCGACGCTGTCGCCGGGTGTGCCTTCAACTACCGCTTCGTGCCGGCTATCCAGTACGCGAAAGGCCTCATCGAAGACGGCGAACTCGGTGAGATTCACCACGTGCGCGGTCGCTATCTTCAAGATTGGCTCGTCGACCCCGAAGCGCCGTGGGCGTGGCGGATGGACAAAGACCTCGCCGGGTCCGGTGCCCTCGGTGACCTCGGTGCACACACTGTCGACCTCGCGCGCTTCCTCGTCGGCGAGGTTGCTGGCGACATCACTCGCGTCTCCGGGCACCTCCAGACGTTCGTCGACGAACGTCCCGTCCCCGGAACGGACGAGTACAAACCGGTCACCGTCGACGACGCCTACACCGCACAGGCCGAGTTCGAGAACGGCGCGATTGGCTCGTTCGAAGCCTCGCGCTTCGCGAACGGTCACAAGAACGACCACACCATCGAGATTCACGGGTCCGACGGAAGCCTGAAGTTCTCGCTCGAACGCCTCAACGAGTTGGAGGTCAAGACGGGCGATTCACGAGGCTACGAGACGGTGCTCGTCACCGACGAGTCCGACCCCTACGTCGACCACTGGTGGCCACCGGGCCACGTCATCGGGTGGGAGCACACCTTCGTCCACGAGAACTACGAGTTCCTCACGGCCGCTGCGGAAGGCGGCGAGTTCCACCCGTCGTTCGAAGACGCCTACGAGGTCCAGCAGGTGCTCGACGCAATCGAGCGCTCTGACGAGTCTGGCGAGTGGGTCGCTGTCGAATAG
- a CDS encoding sugar phosphate isomerase/epimerase family protein, translating to MYIGVLTVPLGNESLDDALDYLSSIGVSGVELGVGGWPGEDHVDRTSVLGDDDAQADLLAAVEERDMQISALATHNNPLHPDEETAAEADDELREAIELADALGVDTVTCFSGLPAGGPNDEVPNWITAPWPTEHADAHEYQWEVAIDYWSDLAEFADDHGVDMAIEMHPNMLVYEPTGMLKLREATNERIGANFDPSHLYWQDIDITEAIRFLGEHDAIHHFHAKDTKVYDHHAKVKGVLDTTSYADTADRSWLFRSIGYGHGEEHWKDVVSTLRMVGYEGALSIEHEDALTSSNEGLEKAVDVLSRAVFETKPGEAYWAE from the coding sequence ATGTACATCGGAGTGCTCACTGTCCCACTCGGGAACGAATCACTCGACGACGCCCTCGACTACCTGTCGAGTATCGGCGTCTCGGGCGTCGAACTCGGCGTCGGCGGGTGGCCGGGCGAAGACCACGTCGACCGAACTTCTGTCCTCGGCGACGACGACGCGCAAGCAGACCTCCTCGCAGCGGTCGAGGAGCGCGACATGCAAATCAGCGCGCTGGCGACGCACAACAACCCGCTCCATCCGGACGAGGAGACGGCCGCCGAGGCCGACGACGAACTCCGGGAAGCCATCGAACTCGCCGATGCGCTCGGCGTCGACACCGTCACCTGCTTCTCCGGACTTCCTGCGGGCGGTCCGAACGACGAGGTTCCGAACTGGATTACGGCCCCGTGGCCGACAGAGCACGCCGACGCGCACGAGTACCAGTGGGAGGTCGCCATCGACTACTGGTCGGACCTCGCCGAGTTCGCAGACGACCACGGCGTCGACATGGCCATCGAGATGCACCCGAACATGCTCGTCTACGAACCGACGGGGATGCTGAAACTCCGCGAAGCAACCAACGAGCGCATCGGAGCTAACTTCGACCCATCACACCTCTACTGGCAGGACATCGACATCACCGAGGCAATCCGATTCCTCGGCGAACACGACGCAATCCACCACTTCCACGCCAAGGACACGAAGGTGTACGACCACCACGCGAAGGTCAAGGGTGTCCTCGACACCACCTCCTACGCCGACACCGCGGACCGTTCGTGGCTCTTCCGCTCGATTGGCTACGGCCACGGCGAAGAACACTGGAAGGACGTCGTCTCGACGCTCCGGATGGTCGGCTACGAAGGTGCGCTCTCCATCGAACACGAAGACGCCCTCACCTCCTCGAACGAAGGACTGGAGAAGGCGGTCGACGTGCTCTCGCGCGCCGTCTTCGAGACGAAACCCGGCGAAGCCTACTGGGCGGAGTAA
- a CDS encoding GNAT family N-acetyltransferase, whose translation MSVNVEMRIDGPGETEYAEAAWALKEEIRVNEGLLKQRRGFFMDAYRRSTTYLLFENDALVAFASTRRDGYILFLAVAPEARGEGHGKRLVAEVAKEHPVVTCHARTTNQNALDFYERMGFEVQRRIDNYYEDGGASYYLRLGEEAGLRERLSEFLRR comes from the coding sequence GTGAGCGTCAACGTGGAGATGCGGATAGACGGCCCCGGCGAGACCGAGTACGCCGAAGCGGCGTGGGCCCTCAAAGAAGAAATTCGGGTCAACGAGGGTCTCCTGAAGCAGCGCCGAGGGTTCTTCATGGACGCCTACCGGCGGTCGACGACCTATCTCCTCTTCGAAAACGACGCACTCGTCGCCTTCGCGTCGACACGACGCGACGGCTACATCCTGTTTCTCGCAGTCGCTCCCGAGGCCCGCGGTGAAGGCCACGGCAAACGACTCGTCGCCGAAGTCGCCAAGGAACATCCGGTGGTGACGTGCCACGCCCGGACGACGAACCAGAACGCCCTCGACTTCTACGAGCGGATGGGCTTCGAGGTCCAACGTCGCATCGACAACTACTACGAAGACGGCGGTGCGTCGTACTACCTCCGCCTCGGTGAAGAGGCGGGCCTCAGAGAACGTCTCTCGGAATTCCTGCGTCGCTGA